One Nitrospira sp. DNA window includes the following coding sequences:
- a CDS encoding cytochrome c, with protein MRLTSVLSLCVCTVVLGFTQMTMAASPKGDPDAGKKIYLESCQSCHGPTGKGDSDMAAYLTPPPANLAAKATQAKTDAQLRKVILEGRPGTAMSSYDGAFEEAQLADLLAYIRSLKP; from the coding sequence CGGTTGTGCTGGGATTTACGCAGATGACTATGGCGGCTTCGCCCAAGGGCGATCCTGATGCCGGCAAGAAGATCTATCTGGAGAGTTGCCAGAGTTGCCATGGTCCGACGGGGAAGGGTGACAGCGACATGGCCGCTTATTTGACGCCTCCGCCCGCCAATCTTGCGGCCAAGGCGACCCAGGCGAAGACCGATGCGCAATTGCGAAAGGTCATTCTGGAAGGGCGGCCCGGCACGGCGATGTCGAGTTACGATGGAGCGTTTGAAGAGGCGCAACTAGCCGACCTGCTGGCCTATATCCGATCGCTTAAGCCGTAA